In Bacillus sp. S3, the sequence GCTTATTTTACTTTTTGGTTCGTTCGGAATCATTAGTAATTATACAGGCATTGAAGTTCACCATCATACGATAGGCAGACCCGATTGGCTTACTGAAATGGACCATGAGAGTGCACTAGCAAACACAAGAGTGATGGGGATTGTCATTGGCGGTTTACTTGGGGGACCAGCGGTTGGCATTGGCGCAGGACTGATTGCGGGAATTCACCGCCTTACCCTAGGGGGATTCACTGCCTTTTCTTGTGCTTTTTCTACCATTCTTGCTGGAATTGCAGCAGGATACTTTGGAAAAAAACGAAAACAGAAGGGGAAACAAATCACGTCCTCGTTTGCTGTCCTTATCGGAATGGCCTTAGAAGCTGTTCAGATGCTTATCATTCTTGTCGCAGCCAAACCGTTTAATGATGCCTGGGAACTCGTTCAGCTCATTAGCCTTCCAATGATTTTTGGCAACGGTTTAGGTACATTGCTGTTTATGTTTATTATTCAAATCATTAAACGTGACGAAGAACGCGCCCGTGCCAACCAAACGAACCAAGCCTTTCTTATTGCGGATCAAACCCTGCCTTTCTTTCGCCAAGGACTTAACTTCCATTCCTGCAAGGAAATTTCAGAAATTATGCTGAAATTGACCCGTGCAGATGCAGTAGCGATCACTGATGACCACCAGGTCCTAGCCCATGTCGGTGCCGCTTCAGATCACCATATCCCAAAGTTAAAGCCTGAGACAGGCTTGACGAAAAAAGTACTTGAAAAAGGTAAAATTTCCATTGCAAGATCAAAAGAAGAAATCTCTTGTTTTGATAGTCAATGTTCGCTAGAAGCAGCGATCGTACTGCCATTAAAGGTAAAAAACAAAATCTTTGGCACCTTAAAAATGTACTACACGGAGCCTGGAAAGCTGGATAGGGTACAACAGGAATTGGCTGAAGGGCTGGCGAATCTTTTTTCGACTCAGCTGGAGCTTGCGGAAGCAGAAAGACAGACAAAGCTATTAAAAGATGCAGAAATTAAGGCTTTACAAGCGCAAATTCATCCGCACTTTTTATTTAATAGTCTTAACACCATCTCCGCACTCTGCCGTACAGATGCAGATAAAGCTCGTAAATTACTATTGGAACTTGGTTCCTTTTTTCGTGGCAATCTCCAAGGAGCAAGGCAGATGCTAATCCCTCTGGAAAAGGAATTAGCGAATGTTAGGGCCTATCTATCATTGGAACAGACTCGCTTTCCTAATAAATACAACATTGATTTTAACATAGAGTCACACCTAGAAAAGGTAATGATTCCTCCTTTTACCTTGCAGCCATTAGTTGAAAATGCGATTCATTATGGTTTTCCTCGAAGTAAGTCTGAAGGGAAAGTGACCATCACAATTTTTTCAAAAAACAATCAATTGCAGATTATCGTAGCCGATAATGGAAAAGGAATCCCAGAGGATCAGATAGAGTTGCTTGGTAAACAAGTTGTCCATTCAAAAAAAGGAAATGGCACGGCGATTTATAATATTACGGAACGTCTAAAAGGAATTTATAATGGTCAAGCAAGTTTATCTTTAAAGAGTAAAGTTGATCACGGAGCGACCATCACGATTTCCATTCCGCTTGAGAGGAAAGGAGTTTTTGATCAAGATGTTGAAGGCCTACATTGTGGATGATGAACCATTAGCAAGGGATGAATTAAAATACCTGCTCATTCGAAGTGAGCAGGTGGAAATCTTAGGAGAAAGTGATTGTGTAGAGGATGCAGTGTCGGCTATCACAGTTCTAAAGCCGGATCTTGTTTTCTTGGACATTGAACTGGATGATGATAATGGATTAAGTTTAGCGAGGCAATTAGAAAGCCAGGAGCAAACTCCTGCTATTGTCTTTGCAACAGCTTATGATGAGTATGCCTTACAGGCATTTGATGTAAATGCAGTCGATTATATTTTAAAACCCTTTGATGAAGAGCGCCTTCAAAAAACGTTGGAAAAAATCAAGAAAATGCAACATTTTAGGGATAAGCGGGTACCTATCCAGTCCTCTATGAAACACAACAATAATGGGAAAATTGCCGTTCTTGCGGATGAACGGATTATATTATTAACGCTGGCAGACATTCTTTATTTCGCATCCAGTGAAGGAAAGTGCCATATTGTAACCCTCGATCAAGCATACAAAGTGGCTGATGCACTTGTTGTTTTGGAGAAAAAGATAAATAGCGCAAAATTTTTCCGTGTTCATCGTAGTTTTATTGTCAACTTGGATCATGTTATCGAAATAGAACCGTGGTTTAACTCTACCTATAATTTGCTTATGAAAGACGGCTCCAAAGTTCCAGTAAGTCGAACCTATGTAAAGGAATTAAAGCAGCGTTTCGGTTTTTAAACTGATTGTATTTCATTTGTTGATTTTTGCAATTCATCCTTCTATTTGTGCATTTTATCGTGAAAACGGAATATATTCGCTTTTATTTTGTAAAATTGATGAAGTAGATACAAAAGTGGAGGGAGAATATACGAAAATGAATGCGATTACAATTGTTATTGGCTCGATATGTATCCTTTTAATTGTTTATCGTTTATATGGTACTTTCATGGCAGCAAAAGTTTTGAAGCTTAAGGATTCAAAACCGACTCCTGCTCAGAAATTTGAAGATGGACGAGATTATGTACCAACGAACAAATGGGTAGTATTTGGCCACCATTTTGCAGCGATTGCTGCAGCAGGTCCACTAGTTGGCCCCATCCTAGCTGCGCAATTTGGTTATTTACCAGGCTTGCTTTGGCTGCTGATTGGTGCTGTTATTGGCGGCGCTGTCCACGATATGGTTGTTCTCTTTGCCTCTATGCGCAGAAATGGAAAATCGTTATCAGAAGTAGCCAAAGAAGAACTTGGTCCTGTTGCAGGCTTTTGTACAGGCTTAGCTATGCTATTCATTATCACCATTACAATGGCAGGATTGTCATTGGTTGTTCTTGGCGCACTTGAAAGAAATCCTTGGGGAACGTTTGCGGTTGGGATCACGATTCCGATTGCAATGGGTGTTGGATTGTATCATAAAAAGACAGGAAACTTAAAACTAGCAACGATTGTGGGCTTCGCATTAATTATGGTGGCAATCGTTCTTGGACCAAATATTCAAGGTACATGGCTAGGTGACATGTTAACTCTTGAAAAAAGTACATTAGCACTTATTCTGCCAATCTATGCTTTTTTTGCGGCTGCATTACCAGTCTGGCTATTATTGGCGCCACGCGATTATTTAAGTACATTTATGAAGATTGGGGTATTTGCCGCCTTAATAATTGGGGTATTCATTGTAAATCCAGACGTACAATTCCCTGCTTTTACAGAATTTCTTAACGGCGGTGGGCCGGTTGTAGCAGGGCCAGTTTGGCCATTTATCTCGATAACGATTGCTTGTGGAGCCATTTCGGGCTTTCATGCATTTGTAGGATCTGGTACAACACCAAAGATGGTCAATCGTTGGAGCGATGTGAAGGGCGTTGCATTTGGAGCCATGCTTGTTGAATGCTTAGTAGCAATCATGGCTTTAATTGCTGCTGTATCACTGCAGCCAGGTGATTATTTTGCCATCAACTCTTCACCGGAGAAGTTTGCTACACTTGGAATGGAAACAGTTCACCTGGATGAACTGAGTAAAGAAGTTGGAATGGACCTTGAAGGAAGAACGGGTGGAGCCGTTACACTTGCAGTAGGGATGACGTACATCTTCACTGCCGTTCCGTTTTTTGCAAAATTGGCATCCTACTTCTATCAATTTGTTATTCTATTTGAGGCAGTTTTCATCTTAACAGCTATTGATTCAGGAACACGGGTTGCCCGCTACCTGATTCAAGATTTCTTGGGAGACTTCATTAAACCGTTAAAAAGAACAGATTCAATCGGAGCAAATATATTTGCCAGTGCGTTAGCCTGCTTTGTCTGGGGATATCTTCTTTTCTCAGGTGACATTAGCTCTGTCTGGGCGCTATTCGGTGTATCGAATCAATTGATGGCATCGATCGGTCTTATTGTCGGAGCGACCGTCGTGTTAAAGATTGCGGAAAAGCGCTGGTACATGCTGACATGTCTAATCCCACTAGCATACCTGTTTGTCACGGTTATGGTAGCAGGGTATTGGATGGTGAAAAATGTTTACT encodes:
- a CDS encoding LytR/AlgR family response regulator transcription factor, giving the protein MLKAYIVDDEPLARDELKYLLIRSEQVEILGESDCVEDAVSAITVLKPDLVFLDIELDDDNGLSLARQLESQEQTPAIVFATAYDEYALQAFDVNAVDYILKPFDEERLQKTLEKIKKMQHFRDKRVPIQSSMKHNNNGKIAVLADERIILLTLADILYFASSEGKCHIVTLDQAYKVADALVVLEKKINSAKFFRVHRSFIVNLDHVIEIEPWFNSTYNLLMKDGSKVPVSRTYVKELKQRFGF
- a CDS encoding carbon starvation protein A — translated: MNAITIVIGSICILLIVYRLYGTFMAAKVLKLKDSKPTPAQKFEDGRDYVPTNKWVVFGHHFAAIAAAGPLVGPILAAQFGYLPGLLWLLIGAVIGGAVHDMVVLFASMRRNGKSLSEVAKEELGPVAGFCTGLAMLFIITITMAGLSLVVLGALERNPWGTFAVGITIPIAMGVGLYHKKTGNLKLATIVGFALIMVAIVLGPNIQGTWLGDMLTLEKSTLALILPIYAFFAAALPVWLLLAPRDYLSTFMKIGVFAALIIGVFIVNPDVQFPAFTEFLNGGGPVVAGPVWPFISITIACGAISGFHAFVGSGTTPKMVNRWSDVKGVAFGAMLVECLVAIMALIAAVSLQPGDYFAINSSPEKFATLGMETVHLDELSKEVGMDLEGRTGGAVTLAVGMTYIFTAVPFFAKLASYFYQFVILFEAVFILTAIDSGTRVARYLIQDFLGDFIKPLKRTDSIGANIFASALACFVWGYLLFSGDISSVWALFGVSNQLMASIGLIVGATVVLKIAEKRWYMLTCLIPLAYLFVTVMVAGYWMVKNVYLNAANPGFNVLNAILSIIMLILGIVIMVTSIIKWTNLWKIPQAILVKNSEKEVA
- a CDS encoding sensor histidine kinase: MFNLAPLMLEKVGIIVIVAFLLSQMRSFRQVIQNEHSTKEKIMLILLFGSFGIISNYTGIEVHHHTIGRPDWLTEMDHESALANTRVMGIVIGGLLGGPAVGIGAGLIAGIHRLTLGGFTAFSCAFSTILAGIAAGYFGKKRKQKGKQITSSFAVLIGMALEAVQMLIILVAAKPFNDAWELVQLISLPMIFGNGLGTLLFMFIIQIIKRDEERARANQTNQAFLIADQTLPFFRQGLNFHSCKEISEIMLKLTRADAVAITDDHQVLAHVGAASDHHIPKLKPETGLTKKVLEKGKISIARSKEEISCFDSQCSLEAAIVLPLKVKNKIFGTLKMYYTEPGKLDRVQQELAEGLANLFSTQLELAEAERQTKLLKDAEIKALQAQIHPHFLFNSLNTISALCRTDADKARKLLLELGSFFRGNLQGARQMLIPLEKELANVRAYLSLEQTRFPNKYNIDFNIESHLEKVMIPPFTLQPLVENAIHYGFPRSKSEGKVTITIFSKNNQLQIIVADNGKGIPEDQIELLGKQVVHSKKGNGTAIYNITERLKGIYNGQASLSLKSKVDHGATITISIPLERKGVFDQDVEGLHCG